One Streptococcus gallolyticus subsp. gallolyticus DSM 16831 DNA window includes the following coding sequences:
- a CDS encoding peptidylprolyl isomerase: protein MKKFWSFGLMVLCLASLSGCESITRAIRGDDYVDAKIAASSSEAAASASASASASSSKAYQKELKKALSADQSAFPQLSTDVADDEAEVIMHTSMGDITLKLFPKYAPLAVENFLTHAKDGYYDGLLFHRVISDFMIQSGDPNGDGTGGQSIWNGKDKSIDSGNGFVNEISPYLYNIRGALAMANAGADTNGSQFFINQNSDDQSSQLSSDNYPQSIIDAYANGGNPSLDKNYTVFGQVIDGMDVVDKIAVVDTDDNDKPTTDVTIASIEVVKDYDFD from the coding sequence ATGAAAAAATTTTGGTCTTTTGGATTAATGGTATTATGCCTAGCTAGTTTATCTGGTTGTGAAAGCATTACACGCGCTATTCGGGGTGATGATTATGTCGATGCAAAAATAGCGGCTAGTTCTTCAGAAGCTGCTGCTTCTGCTTCAGCAAGCGCCAGCGCATCCTCATCAAAAGCTTACCAAAAAGAATTAAAGAAAGCTTTGAGTGCTGACCAATCTGCCTTTCCTCAATTATCAACAGACGTCGCAGATGACGAAGCAGAAGTTATTATGCACACTTCTATGGGAGATATTACCTTAAAACTCTTTCCAAAATACGCACCTTTGGCGGTCGAGAATTTCCTCACACACGCCAAGGACGGTTATTATGATGGTCTGCTATTTCACCGTGTAATTTCAGATTTCATGATTCAATCAGGTGACCCTAACGGAGATGGCACAGGTGGTCAATCTATCTGGAATGGTAAAGACAAGAGTATCGACTCAGGGAATGGATTTGTCAATGAAATTTCACCCTACCTCTATAATATTCGTGGCGCTCTTGCCATGGCAAATGCTGGTGCTGATACCAACGGTAGCCAATTTTTCATCAACCAAAATTCAGATGACCAATCAAGCCAACTCTCATCAGATAATTATCCTCAATCGATTATTGATGCTTATGCTAACGGCGGTAACCCAAGCTTAGATAAAAACTATACTGTCTTTGGACAAGTTATTGATGGCATGGATGTAGTTGATAAAATCGCTGTGGTTGACACTGATGACAATGATAAACCAACGACTGACGTTACCATCGCAAGCATTGAGGTCGTGAAAGACTACGATTTTGATTAA